TCGGCCGAGGGGTGAGGACTGGCAACTGTGGCAGCTCCCGATGTTGGCTGCCACGCAGCTACGGTTCTGGTGTGGGCAATGGGTATGACGATGGGCCTGGTTGAGTAGACTGTGAGACTTGGTCTCACGAGAGTCTTGGTGTGGCAGTAGAcaccgctgccgccggcTTTGCACAGTCTGTCGGCGAGCTCGTCATCTCCTTCCGCACCCTGATaaaagggaaggggagaggagatGGGGCCAGAAGAAGCCGGCGGAATGGTATCGGCTGATGCTGCCTCGAGCGGTTCAGGTGGTATAGATGACACCGGAAAGGGAGCAGCCTTGATAACCAATGCGGCACCAAGGGCCACTATTAATGCCTTCATGGCTTCCGGAGGCGACGTTCAACACacaggaggagcaagagggTTGTTGCTACCTCGTTGAAAAAAACTGAAGAAGGGGTGTCGTGGGAGTGACCGAGTGAGGGGACAGAAGAAGATCCAGAAAGATGCGTTTCGGGGAAGGACATTTCTAAATTGATTTTATGGCTGATCACAGGATCGGTTCCGTGCCGTCATCAATGTCCGGCTTGCATCTAGGTTTGTTGGGGAAAGCCCCCATGGGCCATGGCACCATGGACTCCGAATGGGTTGGACTGGAGCGGACCGACGGCGTCCCTAGCACGGCATGGAAGACACGAAAACACAGCATTGACAGCGGGACCGGTCTTGGAGCTGTCAAGAGTATGCTTTGTGGCGTAGTTTTGGCGTGTTAGGAAGTCCGTATTGACCAGAGAGGGGCTTCTGAGGGCACACACCTCTGCCACATCTCCCATTGCCGAAGCCATCCTGAGTCGGCTGCGAGGGGCAGGTGGAGTTGCTGCCGAGTTCTTCCTCCGGACGGCTCAGCCTGGGGCAAACCTTCAAGTCGGAATGGGTACGAGTACAGGGGCGAGTGTGGAACCGGGTCTTCTTGGGATCGGGTCAATGATTGTATCTGATTGCCTGTTCAACTGACGATGCCGTCTTCCCCATGGAAATGATCGATATCATCGACTGCTGCTTCCCCACCCTATCTTCCCTACCTCCTTGCCGCTACCTGTTGCCTGGTGATACCTTCACATTCTCTGCCTCTATCGAAACCATGAACCTAACGCCCCAAATGCATCCTAATCTTCAGGCACTCCCGAAAACAGTCCAACGCGCATGCGGTGACTCTGTACGTTTATCATGTGTGAGAGGTGACGTTTCCAGCCAAAGGGGAACAAACAGACTGATGGGAACAAAACTTACGACGGGCAGTTTTGGAATTACGACTCCCAGAACAGCGAGAAAGTTGATTGTAAAATAGGCCAAATCGTAGTGCGTATAGTGCGTACTCAGGAGGAAGAGCACAATGGGGACGCTCAGGAGAAACTTCTTGGCGGGCGTGTACTGGGCTCCATCATCAATTTGCTCCCACATGTTCAGGTTGTCGTACGCTCCGCCGTTGAACTCGAATGGCACGCCGCGGACGTAGTGGAACATGATGTAGGAGCCAAACATGTACGTGATGTTGGTCAACGTCCATGATGTCTCCTGTGAAACACCGGGGAGACTGTCGTAGAAGATCTTGAGGCCAAAGATCAAGACAAAGTGAATTGTCCATGCACctggcagagagagagagagattagCACAGGTCTTCCTCTACTTTGAGTCCTTCCTTGATCGTCTTCCCCTCTCAGAGCTTGTTACACTCTCCACTGCTCCCCCCAGCTTTCCTGAAAGAGTTGATTTCGGCAAACCAGATATCACAAAAGCACAAAGGCAAAAGGCTGTACCTTTAGCATTGACCCAGTTGGCGTTCAGGTTTGGCAGGGCAGACTGGTCACTCAGCTGCTCAATGGGCTCTGGTGGCTCATGGTAGACCTGGAGGATACTACTAgacctccttcttcggcCGGCCTTGTCTGCCATGTTTCCGTGCGTGGATCCACGACGCGGAGGATTGGCGCCCGCGTCGTAAGAGACGGTGCGTGGTATGAGGATTGGGGAAGACAGCTTGGCGGTGTTGGCGGTCGGCGAAGGGTGCGACACACAGGATCGAGAAGCCGGACCGGGAGCTCGGAGGAAACGGGCACGAAGCACGATCGGTCGGCCGGGAGTTAGGTTGGGGAGAAATGCGGTCGGTCGAGCGAGGTCACACGCGGAGGATTGACACAGCCAATGCCAGTGCCAGATGTATCGCCAGTGGGATGATGTCACAATCAATCGCCGAGCTGGACAACAGACAGCACAGGAAGAAGTTGCGTGGTCTGTCCAGAAGCCGAGTGCCTGAGTGAGGCTGCGGCGGAGAGCTTGTGGGGGGGTTTGAAGAATCGATGTTCCGTGAAAGCCGAAGAGAGGTGCGGGAGGCAAGGAAGGGGTCTGAAGAGGAGACAAATAGTGGACGCGGCTCCCCCCTGACAGGACAGACGGGCACTGATCTGGCTGCCCTTTTTCGCGACGTATTCTGCTTTTTATTACAACGTGTATTCTGTAGTAGGTAGTGTACTGCTCTTCGAGACTCGGAGCACACAGGATTCAGGTACCAGAGGGAGAGGCTGAGCGGGTGTTGATATGGAGATGCAGCGAGCGGAAGTTGGCTGGGTTCGGCGTCCGATGGCCGGGATAGCCACGACAGCTAGGGACAATGGGGAAAATGCGCAAATGCTggtgagaggtggtggttcaaGGTGGCAATCTGGCCAGAATCAGACCCCAGGCGATGGCCTGTCAGGTACCTCCACTGCACAGATTGGCCCGAGAttgcggaggagaagacgTGCAGCACTAACATTTAAACGCCGGCCATTGCAAATTACTGCCTGTGGCCGCTGCGACATGTGCTGATGGGCCGACCTCGTATTTATTAGGGACTTCCATGCCCTGTACCCTGGGGCGTAGTGGAATTTGATAGTGATGCAGCCGACTGTCAGGCGGCCCAACATCTGTTGCCGTTAGGCTGCTATCAGAGATGTGTGGCTTTCTCTCCCGCCTGTTTGCTGCTTGCTCCATTTCCAAAGTCGACccacaaaacaacaacatcatctctTTCATCATCAGGCCTCGCCAACGATATCTACGTTTTTACTCTTTACTCTTTGGGCTTTGGTCCCGGTCATGGTGAAGACTGACTGTCTCCCCCTAAATACTGTGAAGTTATACCATCTTGGGTCTTCCCCCCAAAGCTACAGACAGCTTACTTATCAAGGTTCGAGAACATCACCAGCTGGCTTGGCAGTGACAGGGATTTGGCCGGCCGCTTTTTTCTCGATTAATTTTTTGACATCTCATCGCGGAACGCAGACCGCAGACGCGTCATCCCCTGCCTGCCGAGACGACATTACCACCATCATTCCCTTTCGTCCTCTCATTCACCACGGCTATTTTAAGAACCTTCAACATGGATACAGCGCAAGATACTGTGGTGGACGACCACCCAGTTGCCAGGAAAAGATCTCTTTCAGAGGTGGAACCTTCCAGTCCAGCAGGCGAGGATGTGGACTCAACCAGGAAACGCACAAGGACTGTCGAGCCtgatgagaaggatgagggggagatCACAGATTCCATGTCTGGCTCGTCGCCGGCACCGGAGAGCTTCACGCCAGTCCAGCCCTTCGCCAAAGCTCATAATGGCTGGAATGCTGGTGTCAATGGCGGGTTGAGGATATCCTTTCCCTCGCTCAGGAAGCCACCCCAAACAAACGCTGAGGGTGATCAAGTCCCAAAGGCCCCAGAAGCGGAGTCCGGGCAGCCGTCCGAAGAAAAACCCCAGGTCCAAGGTCAGCCAGATACTGCCGTTGAGCTTGAGGCAAGGCCGTCTATTGAGGGTCTGATTACACCAGATGGATATCCGAGTCAGCCTAAAAACTCTCGACGACGATCCTGGGATGCCAGGTTCAAGCATTGGTGTATTGAACTGATGAGGCTGAACAAGGACCACGAGGGAGTGCAAGACCCAGAGGTTCTGCGAGAGGCCTGGTCGAACTGGCTGCAAAATCGAAAAAAGCAAGACCCGCTGGCGCAGACGGCGGCACTACGGGCAGCTCAAAGTTTTGAATTCACTCCAGAGGCCCTCACAGAGATGGCATCGGCAGCTCTTACTCCGGAGAACGAACCAGCATCGCCTGCAGAGCAGCAGAGTGACCGCAGCACAGACAAAGCGACCAGCGATACCGGCAAATCCgaaaacagcaacaagccacTGACAACTTGGGAGGCTGGAGGCATGATCCAACCCATTCGGCCAAACCAGTCCGCACTTCCCCTGGACGCCAAAGACGACCAAGCATGGGAACACATCTTCACCATATGGTGCCAGGACTTGGCTGAAATCAACTCCAAGAAGATTAAGACCAAGGAACCGCGAGACTTCAACAGGATCTTGACGGCTTACAATCAATGGATTGGTACGATTGATGGGCTGCCGAAGATCAGAGCCACGGCAGCCAGGCGTAATGCGAGCAATTACCTGGCGAAGAACAAGGGCAGGGTTGCCTCTTTGCTTTCTGGTCGGCCGTTAGACGACGAGCAAgagacagaagaagaggagcccaaggagaaggaggccggGGAGGAACCAGTCCCAGAAACAGTGGTTGCGGAGGAAACCTTGCCTCTCGCAGCACCAGTCAACGACGGGAACGAGGAGGTCAAAAACATTCCGCTCACAGAAGGGGAAATGGCGTACCGGGACCGGTACTTTCCCGGCCTTGCTCCGGACGCTGTCTTTTGCGTCATGTGCGCTTCTTCGGAGCACAACTCGGCCGAGTGCCCCGAGATGGCCTGCAAGTTCTGCCACAAAGACCACCCTTGCTGGACTTGCCCTGCTCGACAACGCTGCTCCAAGTGCAAGCAACTTGGGCATTCTGTGGCCGAGTGCAAAGAGCAACTAATACTAGCCCAGGACGAAATGGACTGCGCCCTCTGTGGCTCGCGAGACCACATTGAGTATAGCTGCGTCAACTTGACGAGAAGCTTCCgacccaacccctccaacacccccaaagTCCAGTCCTTACCCGTCTTTTGTTACCGATGTGGTGCTGAGGGGCACTATGGTGGCGACTGCGGGCTCAGCGcgctggagaaaaagggcaGCAGCTTCAACCCATTCACCAAGGCGAACGCAAGCCAGTACGTGGATCCAAACTCTTCAGAGACGGCCCTTGCCTACCGCGGCGGTCACCGGTCTGCAGCAGATTACAGATCAGGTGGCAGACCGGATCTTGGCAAAAGCATTGTCCCTCGCCAGCACATTCAGTTCGAgtcagacgacgacgatgatgatgagttcATACAACCCATTGTTCAAAAGCCGAGGCGGTCTGGGCACATTACCTTCTCTGGATACAGTGGGAATGGCAGTCAAAACCAGGAGAAACCCAGCGCGAGATACCCATCCAGCCTCCCTCCAAAGCCTCCGGCGGTGTCGGTGCAACCACTACCGCGTgggccccctcctccgctaCCTCCAGGGAACAATTCTTTTGGGAGAAAAcacggcggtggaggaagtaggggcaggggcagaagtggaggtgggggtAGGGGCCGAGGTCGCTATTAACAGCGAGAAATAGAAGTGATAGATGAGATAAAGCCTCTACCAGTTGCGAAGTCCTgcaggaagagaaagaataCCACGACATAATGCTACCAATGATCCACATGCCATGACCAGTCCACTCAACTGCTCCTCTCTACGTGGTGGCAGTTTGAAGCACACCGCTTGCGAATCACAGACGACGCagcaggggggggagaagtttCGAAACATTTCTGATAGGCCGGCAGTTGGGCACCGGGAGGAAGTGGGGGGCGCGTCCTGGTCGCGACTCAAAAGACTTTCTCGGCAATTTGAAAGTGAGGCCTCGGAAGGCGGTGGTTTTTGATATGTCCACGACTGTGATCATGAGCATGAGCATGAGCATGAGCATGGGATGGGTGCTCCTTTTGAGTGAAATATTCGATATCGGCATGTAAGGAAACCCAACATGGGCCATGAAGGCCTAAGGCAAAGGCGACATTGTTCTGGAAGACGGGCGGGGCGCTTAATGGCTTTATGTAATCGGCCGCGGAACCAACATCGCGCCAGTTTCGTGCACTAATCGCGCGTGTTTCGCGCGACGTGGCCTGCCAAGAGCTGTCTCAACGTTCTCGATGCCATTGATTGGACAGAAAGTCACCGTCGACGAGGACCCTGTCTTGTCCTCCCGCCCTGTCTTTTATCGATAGCGACTTCCCCCCCTGGCCTTCCCCACAACTCCAAGTGCCGTTTCAACATCTCCCAGTGGTCGAGAAGAGGCGGCCTTGAGACAGCCTGCAGACGGCCGCAGTTGTCGCATGCAGGTCTCGTAGCCTCCAGGCCACTCAGGAGACCCGGCGCGGTCCGCACACGTCGGTCGCGGTCGCAGCACCGTTCTCATGTCCCTGGCCCTACCTTAAATCCACGCTTGTCCAGTTGCATGTCCAGTCCACAGCTGCAGAGGGACAGGGGACAATGAGTCACTCATCACCACTCGTTCTCCCAGGTCGGCCATCTGGGGCGACGACGAACCCTGACCTCTAGCGAAATCGCGCACGAGAGAGGAACCGCGAAGGGGGAAAattgggaggttgttgagtcggtaggggaggaggaggaggagaaggggaagggggggcttGTATAACTTGGTCCACGCGCTTTCTCTCGCGCGTCCGGTGATCAAGAATTTTTCTGTTCCTATTTCCCCATCACACTTCTTCTTTTTAGATCAAGCAGATATCTATTTCCCGGTTCTCAGCGAGAAATACAACCcgttctctttctctctcgtCTCTGACAGATATCTCAGGTTCTCAGGTTCTCACCTCCACAGCGTTTGCTATACACCTATCTCACACATCTCACCTACACATCTCACCTACACACCTCACTTGAAACCACCACGTTTTGCTCGGCGCAGGGCTCCTGGCAGTTCCCAAACATTCCAGTGTTGGTTGTGTTTCTTGACGACATGCTAGAGCTATGGCGTCAAGTACACAATTATTCTACCGCCTTtggcaggaggagacggtgcGCGAGAGATTCTTCGAGCTCTTGTCCAAACAGGACCTCTGCGCCGTGAGAGTGGCCAATTCGGCCTGCTGCAATCTCGTCACCAGGCGGCTGTTTGTCCGCATCAGCTTGACCTTCACATCAAACACCTTCACCAATCCTCACCGCATTCAGGCCTTGTCAAGGATTGGCCACCACATCGAGCACCTCAGCTTCACCTTTCCCCATTCCAATGCCACCTTTCTACCCCCTCTCATTCACCCACAGACAGGCCAGGAGATCCTGTTTCTATACAACCCCCACACGTCCATGGCTTCGGCGCTCACAAGGCCAAAGTATGGCAATTCGGAGCTCGGCGACATCCTCACGCAGCAGTACCCGCCTCTTTTCCATGCGGCCAGCAATGTTCCCTCCTTCATCAACGCCATGAAGCACATGACCAACATGcgccacctcaccatcagAACTCCCGGCCAGGAGCCCAGTGAGCGTTACCGGAGGGACATTGTTGATTACGCCCTCATCAGCCTCCGCATCTCGGTCGAGCGCGCGCCtctcaccaagctcaccaagctTTCGCTCTCTGGTGTTCACCCTTCCTCCTTCAACTACCTCCGTCACAAGCCGGGCTTCGGCGCTCTCCCCTCGGCGGCCCTCCGATGGCGTCAAATCAAGAAGCTGTACATTTCTGTCGAGAGCTGGGACTTTTATGGCCCTGCCCCCGGTCTCGACCACCTCAAAATTATTGACGACTACATCCGGGAGTTTGCCCCTCAGCTGGAAAAGTTTTCATTCACTTGGCTTGGGAGGAAGGGACCCTGCCCCATTGCCCTCTCTGGCGACCCCCTTTTCGCCGCCCCAAGACACTCCAAGAAGCTGTTCAACGAGGTCACTTCCCCCATGTCTCCTCTTCCGCCCAAACCACTTAGACACCCGCTCGTGATGCCCAAGTTGAGGT
The sequence above is a segment of the Podospora pseudocomata strain CBS 415.72m chromosome 2 map unlocalized CBS415.72m_2, whole genome shotgun sequence genome. Coding sequences within it:
- a CDS encoding uncharacterized protein (COG:O; EggNog:ENOG503Q399) encodes the protein MDTAQDTVVDDHPVARKRSLSEVEPSSPAGEDVDSTRKRTRTVEPDEKDEGEITDSMSGSSPAPESFTPVQPFAKAHNGWNAGVNGGLRISFPSLRKPPQTNAEGDQVPKAPEAESGQPSEEKPQVQGQPDTAVELEARPSIEGLITPDGYPSQPKNSRRRSWDARFKHWCIELMRLNKDHEGVQDPEVLREAWSNWLQNRKKQDPLAQTAALRAAQSFEFTPEALTEMASAALTPENEPASPAEQQSDRSTDKATSDTGKSENSNKPLTTWEAGGMIQPIRPNQSALPLDAKDDQAWEHIFTIWCQDLAEINSKKIKTKEPRDFNRILTAYNQWIGTIDGLPKIRATAARRNASNYLAKNKGRVASLLSGRPLDDEQETEEEEPKEKEAGEEPVPETVVAEETLPLAAPVNDGNEEVKNIPLTEGEMAYRDRYFPGLAPDAVFCVMCASSEHNSAECPEMACKFCHKDHPCWTCPARQRCSKCKQLGHSVAECKEQLILAQDEMDCALCGSRDHIEYSCVNLTRSFRPNPSNTPKVQSLPVFCYRCGAEGHYGGDCGLSALEKKGSSFNPFTKANASQYVDPNSSETALAYRGGHRSAADYRSGGRPDLGKSIVPRQHIQFESDDDDDDEFIQPIVQKPRRSGHITFSGYSGNGSQNQEKPSARYPSSLPPKPPAVSVQPLPRGPPPPLPPGNNSFGRKHGGGGSRGRGRSGGGGRGRGRY
- the ORM1 gene encoding sphingolipid homeostasis protein orm1 (EggNog:ENOG503NW7W; BUSCO:EOG09264F60; COG:S); its protein translation is MADKAGRRRRSSSILQVYHEPPEPIEQLSDQSALPNLNANWVNAKGAWTIHFVLIFGLKIFYDSLPGVSQETSWTLTNITYMFGSYIMFHYVRGVPFEFNGGAYDNLNMWEQIDDGAQYTPAKKFLLSVPIVLFLLSTHYTHYDLAYFTINFLAVLGVVIPKLPVSHRMRVGLFSGVPED